A region from the Andrena cerasifolii isolate SP2316 chromosome 11, iyAndCera1_principal, whole genome shotgun sequence genome encodes:
- the LOC143374665 gene encoding uncharacterized protein LOC143374665 has product MWLRAALITVLQLTTLLIGGTTPDTDFAIKEFQDHPGIYFENLGDLQIYRDSWKLILHLDISYIYRRESNLQAALYDILAQCKTPSTNNLQKFCKTFGTKIQSKVDRVTKFLTYVQQTISSAPKQRRGLIDGLGYIGKSLFGLMDSEDRKIINDQIDFLKRQDSRLKNTIKGQMQIVRANAELLNETIHNVQENEKTLLNATWQIQYLLQQTTDITRFRETIDENLILINSVVETLLRDTQDLLEFIMDIKKGVLNPQLMPPAQIITYLTSALAHIPQGLDFPIGIKLENMHVLYDILTLSAFSDTKSITVVLDIPLLSAKKFKLSKVHPVPTKVNDSFYAYIEPLDSYVVLDTSVQDYIQLSKQDLTECKTINELYLCTSNHPMFKAIPYGPCEVQLYTKLTQKPNNCKIRIMTLKHTILIELQQPGTWIYIAPKQIQLAVTCGDKNTNMYSIKDSGIITIRNKCTITTAEFTIETGKQYGIEKTWNYLPGYNLTLDEITFPQTTVNSYRHTNFELKRIIKHPEELNKVSKKLEDLQNDLEKPEIIPTEYHYSFFTLSSVTGFITTTLCMFALYKCIVRCKAKTPRHCTTDNTSRDKTTQKPEAIIKIVSKEETSSTNSL; this is encoded by the exons atgtggttgcgagcagcctt gattaccgtcctacaattgacgacactactcataggaggaacaacccccgacacagacttcgctataaaagaatttcaagatcacccgggcatttacttcgaaaacttaggcgatctacagatttaccgggatagttggaaactaatactacacttagacatatcgtacatttaccgacgcgaatcaaatctccaggcagcactatatgacatacttgctcagtgtaaaacaccttctactaataacttacaaaaattctgtaaaacgtttggcacgaaaattcaaagcaaagtagaccgcgtaaccaaattccttacttacgtccaacaaaccataagctccgcaccaaaacagcgtcgcgggctaatagacggattaggttacataggcaaatcactcttcggactaatggattccgaagacagaaagataatcaacgaccaaatagacttcctaaaaagacaagacagtagattaaagaatacaatcaaagggcaaatgcaaattgtaagagctaacgccgaacttctaaatgaaactatacacaacgtacaagaaaatgaaaaaacccttttaaacgcaacttggcaaattcaatacttactacaacagacgactgacattactagatttcgagagacaatagacgaaaacctcatactaataaatagcgtcgtggaaacactcctgcgtgacacacaagacttgttagaattcataatggatataaagaaaggagtccttaacccacaattaatgccaccggcacaaatcataacatacctcacttcagcactcgctcacatcccgcaaggattagacttcccgatcggaataaaactagaaaatatgcacgtcctatacgacatccttacactttccgcattttcggatacgaaatcaattaccgtagtactagatatcccattgttgagcgcaaagaaattcaaattaagcaaggtacacccggtacccacaaaggtaaacgattcgttctacgcgtatatagaacccctcgactcatacgtggtactcgacacctcggtgcaagattacatacaactaagcaaacaagacctaacagaatgtaaaactataaacgagctatatctctgcacctcaaaccatccaatgttcaaagcgataccatacggaccctgcgaagtacagttgtacacaaaattgacgcaaaaaccgaacaattgtaaaatacgaatcatgacactgaaacacacgatcctgatagaattacaacaaccgggcacatggatttatatcgcaccgaaacaaatacaactagcagtaacctgcggcgataaaaacacaaacatgtatagtattaaggactctggtataataacgataagaaataaatgtactatcactaccgccgaatttacgatagaaaccggaaaacaatacggaatagaaaaaacatggaactacttacctggttacaatttgacactagacgaaattacgtttccacagaccactgtaaattcgtaccgacataccaattttgaacttaaaagaataatcaaacacccggaagaattaaataaagttagtaaaaaattagaagacttacaaaacgatttagaaaaacccgagattataccaaccgagtatcactatagcttctttacactatcctctgtgacgggatttatcacaactacactatgtatgttcgcactttacaaatgcattgtacgctgcaaagcaaaaacaccacgacactgtaccacagacaacacgagtcgcgacaaaacaacacaaaaacccgaagcgataatcaaaatagttagtaaggaggaaacgtcttccactaattctctttaa